A window from Candidatus Polarisedimenticolia bacterium encodes these proteins:
- a CDS encoding AsmA family protein, with protein MPLSRAIRRWLIAMAIAAGLVVSAAVALPFLVDVNSYRPQIAAKVREATGRTITLGKISFALLPTPGLSVGGPIRVSDSAAYPGRNALTADSLRVRIGLLGLLRGRANVTSIHLSRPTVTLIRDARGRWNFDDLVERASAASKAAPRQVGTQESSFKVVVDQAKVSGGRIVIYDDFVVPGRRSEAVIDPVNATIRGWGGDEPTDLNLSLGLGKSALAARARLTASGAEPVLTLAARGKSVRVEDLALLLPWLGVARPAGLEVRGALDLDGTASVPLERPESLRFKGTLALKGISYRDAGMALPVKDLSGRVVVDGERAEWQDFSVSAGSSSLRGSLKVENFLRPRIGFALTSPRLDLNEIVATLIPAVPASQGRPAPASAAPPAGLLGQVSGAGRIDVKEVRFQTFDLANVRASVGLARSVFSLSELTAGFYGGALGGKASVDLSRAVPGYAASVRLDKIDVDPLLSAYDPGLKELVRGRLRGRLDLAATGAGMDQILGTARGDGDIEIADGAVTSFSVLKQLAALLEMAGGKGVGRDSTPFEVLKATLAVADGRARTDDLTLHSKDLDLEGKGWVGLDATLDLDVTARFSEEATGGMVTKNARLRSLTENDRLAVYFSLKGNLASPSFGINRQAQVRQVKERAKERVRESLTDRLLKRLGQPEEGKPQETPP; from the coding sequence GGGAAGATCTCCTTCGCGCTCCTTCCGACTCCCGGCCTTTCGGTGGGGGGGCCGATCCGGGTCTCCGATTCAGCCGCCTATCCCGGCCGAAACGCCCTGACGGCGGACTCGCTCCGCGTGCGGATCGGCCTCCTCGGCCTGCTGCGCGGCCGGGCCAACGTCACCTCGATCCACCTGAGCCGGCCGACCGTGACGCTCATCCGGGACGCCCGCGGCCGCTGGAACTTCGACGATCTGGTCGAGAGGGCATCCGCCGCTTCCAAAGCGGCGCCGCGCCAGGTCGGGACGCAGGAGTCCTCCTTCAAGGTCGTGGTCGATCAGGCGAAGGTCAGCGGGGGGCGGATCGTGATCTACGACGACTTCGTGGTCCCGGGCCGCCGATCGGAGGCGGTCATCGATCCGGTGAACGCCACGATCCGGGGATGGGGAGGAGACGAACCGACCGATCTGAATCTCTCCCTCGGGCTCGGCAAGAGCGCCCTGGCTGCCCGGGCCCGCCTGACGGCCTCGGGAGCGGAGCCTGTCCTGACCCTCGCCGCCCGTGGCAAGTCGGTGCGCGTCGAGGACCTGGCGCTCCTTCTTCCGTGGCTCGGGGTGGCCCGTCCAGCCGGACTGGAGGTGCGCGGGGCGCTGGACCTGGACGGCACCGCGAGCGTGCCTCTCGAGCGGCCGGAGTCGCTCCGCTTCAAGGGGACCCTCGCCCTCAAGGGGATCAGCTATCGGGACGCCGGCATGGCGCTCCCGGTGAAGGACCTGTCGGGCCGGGTGGTCGTCGACGGGGAGCGCGCCGAATGGCAGGACTTCAGCGTCAGCGCCGGATCGTCATCCCTGCGCGGCAGCCTCAAGGTGGAGAATTTCCTGAGGCCCAGGATCGGCTTCGCCCTCACGTCTCCCCGCCTGGACCTGAACGAGATCGTGGCGACCCTGATCCCGGCGGTCCCCGCCTCCCAGGGCCGGCCGGCCCCGGCCTCGGCCGCTCCTCCCGCGGGGCTTCTCGGGCAGGTGAGCGGCGCCGGCCGGATCGACGTGAAGGAGGTGCGCTTCCAGACCTTCGATCTCGCGAATGTGCGCGCCTCCGTGGGACTGGCCCGCAGCGTCTTTTCTCTTTCGGAGCTGACCGCCGGGTTCTATGGCGGGGCGCTGGGAGGCAAGGCGAGCGTCGACCTGTCCCGGGCCGTGCCCGGGTATGCCGCCTCGGTCCGCCTCGACAAGATCGATGTCGACCCTCTTCTGTCGGCCTATGACCCCGGCCTCAAGGAGCTCGTTCGAGGCCGACTGAGGGGTCGCCTCGACCTCGCGGCGACCGGCGCGGGCATGGATCAGATCCTGGGCACCGCCCGGGGGGACGGCGACATCGAGATAGCCGACGGCGCCGTCACGTCGTTCAGCGTTCTCAAGCAGCTGGCCGCCCTTCTGGAGATGGCGGGCGGCAAGGGGGTGGGCCGGGACAGCACGCCGTTCGAAGTCCTCAAGGCCACCCTCGCCGTCGCGGACGGGCGGGCCCGCACCGACGATCTGACGCTGCACTCCAAGGACCTCGATCTCGAAGGGAAAGGCTGGGTCGGTCTGGACGCCACGCTCGACCTGGACGTGACCGCGCGATTCTCCGAGGAGGCGACGGGGGGCATGGTGACGAAGAACGCGCGGCTGCGAAGCCTGACCGAGAATGACCGGCTGGCCGTCTACTTCTCCCTGAAGGGGAACCTGGCCAGCCCCAGCTTCGGGATCAACAGGCAGGCGCAAGTCCGGCAGGTGAAGGAGCGCGCCAAGGAAAGAGTGCGCGAGAGCCTGACCGACCGCCTCCTGAAGCGCCTGGGCCAGCCCGAGGAAGGCAAGCCGCAGGAGACCCCCCCTTAG